GCAAAATGGGTAACTACACCAATGGGATGCAGCAATGAAGTCGAAAGTTTGGCATATCATTGGGGATAAGCGGGCAGGTGGCTCCAATCACTTTGTGAAGCAATTGGTGGTGTCTCGATTGCGCGATCGCTTTGCTTTTTTAGTACTCCGCCTGGAAGAAGCCAGGGCACTGTTGAAAACTGAAAAACCCGATCTGATTGTTTTCCACTATCCCTGTGCCTGGAAATATCTTTGGGATTTGGTGTATTTCAAGACGAAAAGTCCCTTATTCATTTGTGAACATCATTATTGTCAAGGGTTTGAAGCTGATCAAGTTCATTCAAGAATGCGGTTTCGTTGGCTCCTAAGAATTGCCTATGGAATTGCCAATGGGGTAGTGAGTGTTTCCCAGGCTCAATGTCAATGGATGCTGGCTGCCCATCTGGTCAATCCAAGGAAAGTCAGGGTGATTACCCCTGCATCCAGGGTGGAAAATTTGTTGACGCTGCCCGCTAAATTTCCCTCCAGCCCCCTAATTCTGGGAGCCTATGGACGATTTGCGCGCCAAAAAGGATTTGATCGATTACTCAAAGTGATGGCTCAACTGCCGTCGGAAAAATTTCAACTCCTCTTAGGGGGGTATGGGCCCGATGAAGCCATCCTTCAGCAGCTAGCTGAAAATCTACCCCAGGTTCAAATGGTTGGCACCATTGGCGATGTTGCACAATTTCTGTCTCGGTGTCATGGGGTGGTAATTCCGTCTCGTTGGGAACCCTGGGGCTTAGTCTGTTTGGAGGCAAAGGCAGCGGGGAAAGCCGTCTTGGTCGCAGCGGTTGATGGCTTACCTGAACAGGTTCAGGGATGCGGTGAGGTAATTCCCCTTAATGATCTGGATGCCTGGAAAGATGCGATCGCTGCATTAGCGGAGCAAGATTTGATCACGTGGGGCAAAAATGGCAGAGCCTCCGTAGTAAATGCTTGGGAAAATTGCTTAGATCATTGGGAAGCATTTCTAGGAGACGTGACAATGTGAAACAATGGCTAACTGCTAAGTTGCAACAACTAGATAGTCCGTTTGTCCGTAATGTGGGGTGGCTAGGCGGATCGGGGGCGCTGATTCGGGTTTCTCGGTTGTTAGCAACCATTATTTTGGCGCGTTTTCTGACTCAACATGACTATGGTTCAGCGGCGTTGGTGTTAACTAGCAATGAGTTTGTCCGCGTCTTTACTCGCAATGGGGTCGTCGTCCGCTTAATTCAAACTGAGGCAGAAAATTTATCCCATCTTTCCCAGTCGGCCTACTGGCTGAACTGGGCTATGTTTATCGGGCTATTTTTTATTCAATGCGTAGTTTCATTTCCCATTGCTTGGTTTTATCGGGATACTCAAATTATTTTGCCGATCTGTGTCATGGGTTTGAATTTGTTAATGATTCCCCAAGGACTGGTGCAGGCGGCACTGTTGCAACGGGAAGGGCGTTTTAAGGTGATTGCCCTGACGGAAATGACACAAATTTCCACCGATAATATTCTTTCAGCTATTTTGGCGATCGCTGGATTGGGAATGTGGGCGATCGTGTTACCAAAAATTCTGGTCGCACCCATTTGGGTTTATATCATTACCAAAAATCATCCCTGGCGACCCCAGGGGAAATTTACGACGGAGCATTGGGGAGACTTAGTGGGTTTCGGACAGAGTGTCTTGGGTGTGGAATTACTGAATACCCTCCGAGCCAATTTAGACTATTTGATTATCGGACGATTTTTAAGTCTAGATGCGCTGGGCATTTATTATTTTGCCTTTAATGCAGGATTAGGTATCAGCTTGGGAATTATTACCTCAGTGAAGTCGGCCTTATTGCCCCATTTATGTGATGTGCGCGATAATTTACAACAATTTAAATCTCGATATCTACAAAGTCTCAAAACCATTGGCCTGATTATTATTCCCCTGGTTTTGCTCCAAGCATCGCTGGCACCTTTTTATGTGCCAATTGTCTTTGGACATAAATGGATTGCTGCGACACCAATTTTGATTTTAATTTGTCTATCAGCCATTCCCCGTCCCTTTGCGGATTCTGCTTCCCAGTTGCTGTTAGCCATCAGTCAGCCCAAACTGGACTTGATTTGGAATCTAATTTTTACTGTTATTTTTGCGATCGCCTTATTAATTGGTGTCCATTGGCAAGGCGTGGGAGTTGCCACGGCTGTATTTTTAACACATCTGATTTGTCTGCCTTTCTTTACCGTCTGGGCTTCTCGATATGTCTTTAAAGATGCCTGAATGGGCAATACTGGCGACGGTCAGTGGCCTACTTTCTGGTCTGCTTGTTCTTCCCGCTACAGCCTTACCCCTCTCACCGGGGGATCGCATCGAAGTCTCCATTCCCAATGAAACCTATTTTGCACGGGTCTATGAGGTTAACCAGGATGGCAATTTAGAAGTTCCTTATTTGGGGTTAGTTTCTGTTTTAGGACTAGAGCCACAAGCAGTTCAGAAAAAACTTATCTGAAGCCCTGATTAAAAAAAAACTTTTTTCCGCCTCAGCGGCTGCAACTGTCCGTTCAAGTCGTGATTTGGGCTCCGGTGCAAGTCAGCATTGCTGGAGAACTTTTTCAACCGGGACGGGTGTTAATTAATGAACCTAGTGATGTTCCCATGATCACTTCAATTTCGGGAGATAGTCGGCAGATAACAGGCAATTATCCCGTGAGACGGTATCTGACTGTTGCGATTCGGGCAGCCGGGGGAATTTTACCAACAGCGAATGTTACCCAAGTGAAATTGAGACGGGGGCATCAAGAGCAAACCATTGACCTTTCAGGAGTTTTTACCGGAACGCCAATTGAAGATATTCCCCTGATCGCAGGGGATCAAATTATTGTGCCCAGGAGCGATCGCTTTCAACCCGAACTCATGCGTCCTTCTCAAATTACACCTCCAGGGATTAAAGTTTTTGTTTCCAATCTCACCACGCCTGCGACTAGTAACGCCACCTCTGCCGTTGGCAACCAACAGGAGGGGATTACCTTTCCCTATGGGGCTCGCTTTAGCCAAGCGGTGATTTCTGCCAACTGTGCCGGAGGAATTTCCACTACAAACGCCGATCGAAAAGCCATTTTAGTCCGTGTTGATGCGTTGACGGGTAAAACGACCGTTGTCGAACGAAAGGTGGAAGAATTATTACGCAACTCTTATAGTAATGAAGATAACCCGCCACTTCTACCGAGAGATGGAGTTGCTTGCTATGATTCAAATATCACTAATACTCGGGATATTTTTCGCTCAATTTCAGACCTGCTAAATCCTCTAAATCCCCTGCTTTTATTACTCAATTTCTTACGTTGATGGAAACTGAGCCTAAATCACTATCGGTAGAATTACAAACAACAGTCTCAGGGAAATTGTTGCCCTGGCCACGCATTTTAAAATATATTATTGTTGCTCTACTCGCTAATGGAATAATCTGGGCTTTTTCCCTAGGGTATTTAAAAAACGTAAAGCCGATCTATACCAGTGAATTAACCCTGAATGTTGCCGCAAATGGACAGGGTGTCAATGTCAATTTGCCAGATGTGGGGCAGGCTGTCACTTCCACCACGTCTGCTTTTGGTGCAACCTCTGACCCACGGGAAAATTACAAATTGATGGTCATGGGAGCGACTATTTTGCGAAATGCCGCAGAATTGGTGCATTTATCAGAGACAGACTTTGGTGAGCCAAAAGTCAAAATCATCAATAATACAACCATGATGGAGATTAAGATCAGTGGCAACAGTGGGGAACAAGCCCAAGAAAAGGCAAGGGCCCTTTATCTTGCCTTAACCGATCGTCTGACAGTATTACGAGCTAACGAACAGGCCCAACGCAATAAAGCGATTAAGCAAGCCGTCGCCAGCGCCCAAGAAAAACTCGCCAATGCTCAACTCCGTCTCTCTAGCTACAAAGCGTCATCGGGTCTCAACTCTGTGGAACAAATCACCAATTTAATTGGTAATATTGAAAGCCTACGCAAACAACGAGCTGAACTCAGAGCCCAGGAACGACAAACCCGCGATCGCCAACATCAACTCTCTGCTAATTTGGGACTCTCGGCTGAGGACGCGGCGGCAGCCCTGCTGCTCCAAACCGATCAACAATTCCAAAAAAGTTTGAAGGATTATAGTGAGTCCACCCTGGCTCTGAAAACATTGCTGGAAAATCGGGGGGGACAACTATCCTGATGTCATTGCCCTCCGTGAAAAACAATCTGCTGCCCTGCTTGTGCTCCTGAAAAGAGGGCGTTTACTGTTAGGGAGAACTATTAATCAATTTGCATTAGAACGCCTGAGTCTAGACAATAGTAATGGCTCGGGAATTAAACGTGGTGAGCTGTTTCAACAACTGGTACAGCTGAATTCAGAACATCAAGGTCTGGTGGGCCAACTAGCCGTATTAACCCAACAAATAGATCAACTAGAAACTCGACTGAATCTTTTTTCCCAAAAACAATCCATTTTAGATCGGCGTTTTCGAGAACTTCAAATAGCGGAGGCAATTTTTACCTCTACCTTGGCAAAAGTAGATTTAGGAAACAGTGACCCCTACGGTTCTTTCCCGTTGCTAGAGTTGGTTGAAGATCCTAGTCTCCCTGAAGAACCTACGGCTCCAAAACCAAAACTCGTGGTTATTGGCTCCATTTGCGGCTCGATTTTAATCACGCTCGGCTTAACGTTAATCTGGTGGCGGACTCCCATTCTCAAAGTCACCAAGAAAACAATTCAAGACATTCTTTCCTAAGCCTCACTTAAGCTCCTTTGAGCAGCCAATCCCCGTAAATCCTCTATGTCTGACAGCCCCACCATTCAACCTAAAAACTTTCCAGAACGAATGGTTTGGTACAGCATCATATGGACCTATGGCTTCTATCTAATCGGTGCAACATATATTGTTGGCTCGGTTTTAAGTTGGATTCTAACCCTTTATTTATTGTTCAAGGTTTGGGTGCAAACGGAAGATACCCCTGCCGAAGAAAAAATTGTTGTTCCTTGCATTACCTGGGTTTGGATTCTGGGGATGTTGGCCATGGAAGTGGCATTAATCATCGGTCATTTAGACTATGACTTGTCGATGGGCGAGCTGATCAAATCTTCTGTCGGATGGGCTAAAGGGTGGGCTGCTTTAGCTCTCTATCCCTTGGTTGGTGCTCTTAATATCCGCCCCCAAATCATCTACCGGGCAATTTGCATTATCGGTTTGCAAACGCTGATCATCTCTCCGTTGTTAATTGCGGCTCCAATCTTACATTTTCCCGAAATTATCTATGTTTCTCCGCTTCGGCTTGTCGGTGGCCCCAGCGATCGCTTCTTTGATGTTTCCTTTTATGAAGTCGATTTCGATGGTCAAATTCGCCAACGTCTCTTCACCCCTTGGGGGCCAGCCCTGGGGTTTGTTGCCAGTATTTATTTTATTTTGGTCCTAGGGGAAAAAAATCCCAAATGGCGTTGGTATGGCATTATTGGATCGATTTATTTAGGTTACATTTGTAAATCTCGATTATCTTTAGTTTCATTGCTCTTAACTCCGATTATTACCTTTTTCCTTTCCCGCTTGAGCCGCCCTATTATTCTCATTTTTCTGGGATTTACTACCACGATTACGGGGATGTTTGCACCTGCGATTCTCAGTACCCTCGATACGATCATGACGAAATTCTCCGAAGCCAGAGCCGCATCCAGTAAGGTCAGAGGCATCCTCAGAGAAATTGCGGGTCATCGCTGGGAAACAGAAGCCCCAATTTGGGGACATGGTGTTGTTGAAGCTGGCCCTCATGTAACGGAGTTTATGCCCATTGGCTCCCATCACACCTGGTTTGGTTTATTATTTGTTAAGGGTCTTGTGGGGTTTTATTCCTTAGCAATCCCAATGGTGATTAGTTTTTTTGTGTTATTGTTTAAATCTCAAAAATATGAAACTGCTAGAGTGGCATTAGGGATTCTTTTTACACTGTTTCTCTATACGTTTGGTGAAAATTTAGAAATTTTAGCTTATCTATATTGGCCTGGTCTGATCGTGATTGGCATTGCCTTTAAGCCATCGATTCTACCCAGTGCAGTGATCTCAGTACCATCTTCCGATGGCAGTGAGGTTCAGCATATTCAGACGCATGGCTAGGGTTGGGCTGTGTGCCCTCGGGCTTTATAGAACGTCTCTAGGCTGGCGCGATCGCCGACGAATCGCCAGTGCCAGGGTTCGTAACTCACCCCCTGAGGATTGCCCTGGGGGAAGGACAACTCAAAGCTAAAGCCAGCCGCATGGACTTGCAGCCATTGAAAGGCATGGGTGTTTTCAAAATCGCGGTTCAGATTTGTGGCGGGAACCGTCCCATCACCGATGTCCACGGCATAACCCGTATGATGTTCACTGTAGCCCGGAGGGGCACTTACTTCCGCTCGTTTGGCCGTCGTTTGTTCCCGTTCTTCTTTAACTTTGAAAAACAGATAGTTTTGATCCGCAATGGTGCGAAACCCAGAAATTGGCACCAGGGACACTCCATCTGCCTGGGCAGCCGCCACCATCTGCTGAAAAGCCCTTGCTGCGGCTCGACGCAGTTTCAGGCTGCCATCAGCAACGATCGGGGCTAACTCTGAGTGGGGTGCTTCGGCATAGGCAAAATGCCCTAAAACTTGATCTGCAGGCTGTCCCGAGATCGAAGGCTGGGGAGTTGCCGAATTAGCTGACGAGGCGAGATTGGCCGGACGCAGAACTTGCAGGAAGCCCCAAAGACTGAGTGGCGCGATCGCCCCCAGCCCTAGCAGAATTACAGCCCAACGGAGCCGAGAGGATTTTCGGGGGGAGGAACCTGCACTGGGAGTGATGCGAAGTGCCTCCGGAATATCATCCTGGAGCGGCTTTGGGGGTAGCTTTCCTGACAGGCCAGTTTTTTTCCAAGGGAGTCTCTTGCACCTAGGGGTTTCACTGATCCAAATTGTAGACTGGCGAAGGGAGGGTTGGTCTAAGTACCCATGTTCCCTCGTCTGGTTACTCGCTGGCAAACCATTTTTTATAAAGCTCCTGGTAAGTGCCATTCTCCTTTAACACCAGGAGTGCCTCATTAATGCGTTTGCGATAGGGGCTATTTTTTGCTAGGGCAATGCCATAGTCCTCACGACGGAAAATATTCCCGACGACCTCCACCTTCCCCTTGCCCTGATTCGAGGCATAGTAGAGCAACACCGGCGCATCAAATACCACCGCATCAACTTTGTTATCGAGCAGCGCTTGATAGGCTTTCTCAATCTGGGGATATTCTGCGAATTGAATTTTGCGTTGTTGCAAGTACGTTGCTGAACTGCTGCCTGTGGTGGTGGCAACCCGTTTCCCTGGTAAATCGTCTGGTCCTCGAATACTGCCTTGAAGTTGCTGTACCGTCAGGGACGTGGTCACGGTCGCTGTAAAGTAAGCAATAAAAAACCACACTGGTAAACATCATCAAGATGGCAACGATCCGTCCCAGTGGGCCTTTGGGCATATCGTCTACTTGAGCGCCCAAGGTGCCTGCTGACCACCAAATTGCCGTGAAGATCCCTGGGAAATAAGACTGACGCTGGAAGATGCTATCTTCTCGATGACGCTCGAACAACCAGATCAAATGAGCTGGCACCAGAATCATCAGCACCGTAATTCCTACCAGTTGTAAAAAACCCAGCAGAAAAGATAATCGACGCCAGGTTGAACCCCCCGCCTCCGTTGGACATGTTGGTTCGAATCAGAATTTCCAAACCCGATTGAAACATGGGCAGCGAGAAATCCAACTCCTTCTCTCGTTCCGCCGTGATGGAAATGGCGGCAATGCCCACATTCACCTTCCCAGACTTCACATCGGTGAGGAGATCCTTCACCGTCGGTTTAACGATGAGGTCTGACTGCACCCCCATTTCCTTGGCGATGCCTTGCCAAAGCTCCATGCTGAAGCCTGTGAGTTGACCCTTCTCCTGGATCACGAAGGGTGAAATGACGCGCGTCCCTACTCGTAAGGTCGGGTTGGCAGTCTGAGCTGGGCTAGGCTCAGCAACGACCAGTAACAGCAGCATTCCCCCTGCTAGAAAATGCCAAAGATTAGGTTTCCGGGGAGGATGCGGCTGATCCAAATCGGATGGGTAGCCGCGTTGATGAGATTTCCTACGGGATAGCCGCGAGAATAAACCTGTGTTCACAGCAAACCTACTTACAAAACTGGCAGGATTATAGAGCATTCTCTAGGGCACACCAAAAAATCCTGCTGCCATCGTTCCAGATTGATCAAAAAAAAAGACCGTTCATTGTGAACGGTCCTGCTCAAGTAAAGAAATGCTATTTAATGAACAACATTTCCTGATAAGTGGGTAAGGGCCAGAGGTCATCAGCCACTTCACCTTCAAGGGCATCTGCGTATTCACGCACGCCATCCATTAACGGACGCACTGTTTTTGCTAGATACTGCATGTGGTCTTCAGGGGTAGCAAAATCGTGCTTGCTCAATGCCAGGCTTAACTTGCTCACCAAGTCCATCATCGATTGAGTTAGAGAAGCGACCTTTTTGAGACTTTCGTCTTCAAACTCAACCCCAATTTCCTTGAGACCGGCAATGGTGCTAGAAAGGTCAGACAAGTATCGAGTGGCGGCAGGGTAAATGGCTGTTTTTGCCATGCTCACCACCAGTTTTGCCTCGACTTCAATCGAAAGAATGTACTGTTCTGAGTAGGTTTCAAACCGACTGGCCAACTCAACCGGAGATAGAACTCCCATCTTCTGGAACAGTTCTTCAATGTACGGTTCCTTCAAAACGGGCAATGCATCTGCGGTGGTATGCAGGTTGGCTAATCCCCGCTCCTCAGCCATTTTGTGCCATTCTTCCGAATACCCGTTGCCGTTGAAGACCACCGCACCATGCTCATCCATGACCTCCTTGAGGACGGTATGAATGGCAGTATTCAACTCTGTTCCTTTTTCCAGAGCAGTTTCCAACTTGTCGGCCATCCAGTTTAAGGAGTCTGCCAGGATGGTATTCATCGCCACCAAGGGGCCGGCCACGGATTGGCCTGAGCCAACAGCACGAAACTCAAATCGATTCCCCGTAAAGGCAAAGGGGGAGGTGCGGTTGCGATCGCCGGGATCTTTGGGCAACAGTGGCAGGGTATCCACCCCAATATTCATCACCCCCCTGCTCTTGGAACCCTTGACCTCACCCTTGCTAATTTGCTCAAATACATCTTCTAATTGCGATCCCAGGTAGACCGAAATAATTGCTGGGGGGGGCTTCATTGGCACCCAGGCGGTGGTCATTACTCGCCGTTGCTACGACGGAACGCAACAGCGGTCCATACTTGTGAACACCGCGAATTACCGCACCACAGAACACCAAAAATTGGGCGTTGGAGTGGGGTGTATCTCCCGGATCTAGCAAGTTGCCCTGGGTGGCATTGCCCACCGACCAGTTGACGTGCTTCCCTGAGCCGTTAATCCCAGCAAAGGGTTTTTCATGGAGCAAGCAGACAAAGCCATGCTTCTTGGCCGTGTTGCGCAAAATCGTCATCAGCAATTGTTGATGGTCCGTGGCCACGTTTGCCGCTTCAAAAAAGGGCGCAATTTCAAACTGACCCGGAGCCACTTCATTGTGTCTGGTCTTGGCAGGAATCCCGAGCCGATATAACCGCTCTTCCACATCCTGCATGTACACCTGAACGCGCTCAGGAATCGCCCCAAAATAATGGTCATCAAACTGTTGACCTTTAGGAGACGGTTTTCCAAATAGGGTTCTGCCTGCCAATAACAAATCGGGGCGACAGTTGGCAAAATTGGCATCGATCAAAAAGTATTCCTGTTCGGCACCACAACTAGAGTTGACCGTGGCAACTTCAGTGTTTCCGAGGAGCTTCAAGACCTTCGTGGCCGCTTTGTTCATGGCGGCATTGGAACGCAATAGCGGTGTTTT
This genomic stretch from Neosynechococcus sphagnicola sy1 harbors:
- a CDS encoding glycosyltransferase family 4 protein; protein product: MKSKVWHIIGDKRAGGSNHFVKQLVVSRLRDRFAFLVLRLEEARALLKTEKPDLIVFHYPCAWKYLWDLVYFKTKSPLFICEHHYCQGFEADQVHSRMRFRWLLRIAYGIANGVVSVSQAQCQWMLAAHLVNPRKVRVITPASRVENLLTLPAKFPSSPLILGAYGRFARQKGFDRLLKVMAQLPSEKFQLLLGGYGPDEAILQQLAENLPQVQMVGTIGDVAQFLSRCHGVVIPSRWEPWGLVCLEAKAAGKAVLVAAVDGLPEQVQGCGEVIPLNDLDAWKDAIAALAEQDLITWGKNGRASVVNAWENCLDHWEAFLGDVTM
- a CDS encoding lipopolysaccharide biosynthesis protein → MKQWLTAKLQQLDSPFVRNVGWLGGSGALIRVSRLLATIILARFLTQHDYGSAALVLTSNEFVRVFTRNGVVVRLIQTEAENLSHLSQSAYWLNWAMFIGLFFIQCVVSFPIAWFYRDTQIILPICVMGLNLLMIPQGLVQAALLQREGRFKVIALTEMTQISTDNILSAILAIAGLGMWAIVLPKILVAPIWVYIITKNHPWRPQGKFTTEHWGDLVGFGQSVLGVELLNTLRANLDYLIIGRFLSLDALGIYYFAFNAGLGISLGIITSVKSALLPHLCDVRDNLQQFKSRYLQSLKTIGLIIIPLVLLQASLAPFYVPIVFGHKWIAATPILILICLSAIPRPFADSASQLLLAISQPKLDLIWNLIFTVIFAIALLIGVHWQGVGVATAVFLTHLICLPFFTVWASRYVFKDA
- a CDS encoding polysaccharide biosynthesis/export family protein, with the protein product MSLKMPEWAILATVSGLLSGLLVLPATALPLSPGDRIEVSIPNETYFARVYEVNQDGNLEVPYLGLVSVLGLEPQAVQKKLI
- a CDS encoding polysaccharide biosynthesis/export family protein, coding for MIWAPVQVSIAGELFQPGRVLINEPSDVPMITSISGDSRQITGNYPVRRYLTVAIRAAGGILPTANVTQVKLRRGHQEQTIDLSGVFTGTPIEDIPLIAGDQIIVPRSDRFQPELMRPSQITPPGIKVFVSNLTTPATSNATSAVGNQQEGITFPYGARFSQAVISANCAGGISTTNADRKAILVRVDALTGKTTVVERKVEELLRNSYSNEDNPPLLPRDGVACYDSNITNTRDIFRSISDLLNPLNPLLLLLNFLR
- a CDS encoding capsular biosynthesis protein, which produces MSDSPTIQPKNFPERMVWYSIIWTYGFYLIGATYIVGSVLSWILTLYLLFKVWVQTEDTPAEEKIVVPCITWVWILGMLAMEVALIIGHLDYDLSMGELIKSSVGWAKGWAALALYPLVGALNIRPQIIYRAICIIGLQTLIISPLLIAAPILHFPEIIYVSPLRLVGGPSDRFFDVSFYEVDFDGQIRQRLFTPWGPALGFVASIYFILVLGEKNPKWRWYGIIGSIYLGYICKSRLSLVSLLLTPIITFFLSRLSRPIILIFLGFTTTITGMFAPAILSTLDTIMTKFSEARAASSKVRGILREIAGHRWETEAPIWGHGVVEAGPHVTEFMPIGSHHTWFGLLFVKGLVGFYSLAIPMVISFFVLLFKSQKYETARVALGILFTLFLYTFGENLEILAYLYWPGLIVIGIAFKPSILPSAVISVPSSDGSEVQHIQTHG
- a CDS encoding M15 family metallopeptidase, with protein sequence MALTRSFIKNGLPASNQTREHGYLDQPSLRQSTIWISETPRCKRLPWKKTGLSGKLPPKPLQDDIPEALRITPSAGSSPRKSSRLRWAVILLGLGAIAPLSLWGFLQVLRPANLASSANSATPQPSISGQPADQVLGHFAYAEAPHSELAPIVADGSLKLRRAAARAFQQMVAAAQADGVSLVPISGFRTIADQNYLFFKVKEEREQTTAKRAEVSAPPGYSEHHTGYAVDIGDGTVPATNLNRDFENTHAFQWLQVHAAGFSFELSFPQGNPQGVSYEPWHWRFVGDRASLETFYKARGHTAQP
- a CDS encoding transporter substrate-binding domain-containing protein, giving the protein MWFFIAYFTATVTTSLTVQQLQGSIRGPDDLPGKRVATTTGSSSATYLQQRKIQFAEYPQIEKAYQALLDNKVDAVVFDAPVLLYYASNQGKGKVEVVGNIFRREDYGIALAKNSPYRKRINEALLVLKENGTYQELYKKWFASE
- a CDS encoding transporter substrate-binding domain-containing protein, producing the protein MLLLLVVAEPSPAQTANPTLRVGTRVISPFVIQEKGQLTGFSMELWQGIAKEMGVQSDLIVKPTVKDLLTDVKSGKVNVGIAAISITAEREKELDFSLPMFQSGLEILIRTNMSNGGGGFNLASIIFSAGFFTTGRNYGADDSGASSFDLVVRASSRR